The proteins below come from a single Zea mays cultivar B73 chromosome 8, Zm-B73-REFERENCE-NAM-5.0, whole genome shotgun sequence genomic window:
- the LOC100276636 gene encoding uncharacterized protein LOC100276636 precursor, whose translation MAAQSTRMVALALVVLLVAATALVPTATAYGCYDDCYERCANGKKDDPACTKMCNQACGSTDKGAAAGAPA comes from the coding sequence ATGGCGGCCCAGAGCACGAGGATGGTGGCGCTGGCCCTGGTGGTCCTCCTGGTGGCGGCGACGGCGTTGGTGCCCACGGCCACCGCGTACGGCTGCTACGACGACTGCTACGAGCGGTGCGCCAACGGCAAGAAGGACGACCCCGCCTGCACCAAGATGTGCAACCAGGCGTGCGGCAGCACCGACAAGGGCGCCGCCGCCGGCGCGCCGGCTTGA
- the LOC100273772 gene encoding VAMP-like protein YKT61: protein MKITALLVLKSPGDSSTSASGVGEQQEEAVVLANSSDVSHFGYFQRAAAREFILFVARTAALRTPAGTRQNVQHEEYTVHCYNQNGLCAIAFTDAHYPVRSAFSLLNIVLEEYQRTFGESWRTTKTDVTQPWQYLDDALTKYQDPAEADKLLKIQRDLDETKIILHKTIDSMLARGERLDSLVAKSSDLSISSQMFYKQAKKTNSCCTIL, encoded by the exons ATGAAGATCACGGCGCTGCTGGTACTCAAGTCCCCGGGCGAttcctccacctccgcctctgGCGTCGGGGAGCAGCAGGAGGAGGCCGTGGTGCTGGCCAACTCGTCGGACGTCAGCCACTTCGGCTACTTCCAGCGCGCCGCCGCCCGCGAGTTCATCCTCTTCGTCGCCCGCACCGCCGCCCTCCGCACCCCCGCCGGCACCCGCCAGAACGTCCAGCACGAAG AGTACACGGTGCATTGCTACAACCAGAATGGACTCTGCGCCATCGCCTTCACCGACGCCCACTATCCCGTCAGGAGCGCCTTCTCCCTCCTCAACATC GTGCTGGAAGAGTACCAGAGAACTTTTGGGGAGTCATGGAGGACAACCAAAACTGATGTGACCCAACCTTGGCAATACTTGGATGATGCCTTAACCAAATACCAG GATCCTGCAGAGGCTGACAAGTTGTTGAAAATTCAGAGGGACTTGGATGAAACCAAGATTATTCTT CACAAAACCATCGATAGCATGCTTGCCAGAGGTGAAAGGTTGGACAGCCTAGTGGCGAAGAGTTCGGATCTAAGTATTTCTTCACAG